A genomic window from Slackia heliotrinireducens DSM 20476 includes:
- a CDS encoding arginine deiminase, whose protein sequence is MTGIHVTSEIGNLRKVCVHRPGDELLNLPPDSLDRLLFNDVPFLDVAQQEHDAFVDMLRSQGVEVLYLENLVAETFDASPKFRARFLDQFIAEASIKGDQMAKEVRAYLDSFEDNLALVKKTMAGITRSELDLPRTYPYTTLQDMVNEHFNRDSVLVVDPMPNLCFIRDPFACIGESVTVNRMHSPIRNRESLYMEHLFSCHPDFVNTPQLLSRTDPYSIEGGDVLNLTRKSLAVGVSQRTEPAAIDHIARNVFWNTEGSEIERIFAFEIPPYSEFTHLDTVFTQIDVDKYTVHPAILGSMRVYEMSKGSRPGEVRIKRHVDALERILEYATGVDGIKLIPCGGQDRLASVREQWNDGTNTLCIKPGTICVYQRNKVTNDLLYKEGLELLVVPSAELSRGRGGPRCMSAALQRADVL, encoded by the coding sequence ATGACCGGTATTCACGTGACAAGTGAAATCGGCAACCTGAGGAAGGTTTGCGTGCATCGCCCCGGCGATGAGCTGCTCAACCTGCCTCCGGACTCCCTTGACCGTCTTCTGTTCAACGACGTCCCGTTCCTGGACGTCGCCCAGCAGGAGCATGATGCCTTCGTGGACATGCTTCGTTCGCAGGGTGTCGAAGTCCTGTATCTCGAGAACCTGGTGGCCGAAACCTTCGACGCATCGCCGAAGTTCCGCGCCCGGTTCCTTGATCAGTTCATCGCCGAAGCCTCCATCAAAGGCGATCAGATGGCCAAAGAGGTCCGTGCGTACCTGGATTCGTTCGAGGACAACCTGGCTCTGGTCAAAAAGACCATGGCGGGCATTACCCGCAGCGAGCTGGACCTGCCCCGCACGTACCCCTACACAACGCTGCAGGACATGGTAAACGAGCACTTCAACCGCGATTCCGTACTGGTCGTCGACCCCATGCCCAACCTGTGTTTCATCCGCGACCCCTTCGCGTGCATCGGCGAAAGCGTCACCGTCAACCGCATGCACTCGCCGATCCGCAACCGCGAATCGCTGTACATGGAGCACCTTTTCAGCTGTCATCCCGATTTCGTGAACACGCCGCAGCTGCTTAGCCGCACCGATCCGTACTCCATCGAGGGCGGCGACGTGCTGAACCTGACCCGCAAGTCGCTGGCCGTGGGCGTTTCGCAGCGCACCGAACCTGCCGCCATCGACCACATCGCCCGCAACGTGTTCTGGAATACAGAAGGTTCCGAAATCGAGCGGATCTTCGCTTTCGAAATTCCGCCCTACTCGGAATTCACCCACCTGGACACGGTGTTCACCCAGATCGACGTGGACAAATACACGGTGCATCCGGCCATCCTGGGGTCTATGCGCGTGTACGAGATGTCGAAGGGTTCCCGCCCGGGCGAGGTGCGCATCAAGCGCCACGTCGACGCTCTGGAGCGCATCCTGGAGTACGCCACCGGCGTGGACGGCATCAAGCTCATCCCCTGCGGTGGGCAGGACCGGCTGGCGTCGGTCCGCGAGCAGTGGAACGACGGCACCAACACGCTGTGCATCAAGCCCGGCACCATCTGCGTGTACCAGCGCAACAAGGTGACCAACGACCTGCTGTACAAGGAGGGGCTGGAGCTTCTGGTGGTTCCCTCCGCAGAGCTGTCCCGCGGACGCGGCGGCCCCCGATGCATGAGCGCGGCACTGCAGCGCGCAGACGTTTTGTAA
- the arcC gene encoding carbamate kinase yields MPYMKGEGKSVVIALGGNALGNTPQEQLELVKNTAKHIVDMVAEGINVVVTHGNGPQVGMINNAFGFASKNDGKTPEMPFPEAGAMSQGYIGYQLSQAILSEMKRRGIMRSTANVITQTVVYPDDPAFDNPTKPVGAFMTEEEAKEKAEANGWTVKEDAGRGWRRVVASPTPRRIVEFDAVKDLMDAGYIVVSTGGGGVPVIERNDSYEGVAAVIDKDRSASMLAASFNADMLVILTAVEKVCVNFGTPEQEAIDSMSIAQAREYIAQGQFAPGSMLPKVEACIDYVERYPRGKALITSLECAAAGLRGETGTIIKA; encoded by the coding sequence ATGCCTTACATGAAAGGTGAGGGCAAGAGCGTCGTCATTGCGTTGGGCGGCAATGCTCTGGGCAACACGCCCCAGGAGCAGCTCGAGCTCGTGAAGAACACCGCGAAGCACATCGTCGACATGGTTGCCGAGGGCATCAACGTCGTCGTGACCCACGGCAACGGCCCCCAGGTCGGTATGATCAACAACGCTTTCGGCTTCGCCTCGAAGAACGACGGTAAGACTCCCGAAATGCCGTTCCCCGAGGCCGGCGCCATGAGCCAGGGCTATATCGGTTATCAGCTGAGCCAGGCCATTCTGTCCGAGATGAAGCGCCGCGGCATCATGCGCTCCACCGCCAACGTGATCACGCAGACCGTCGTCTATCCCGACGACCCCGCGTTCGACAACCCGACCAAGCCGGTCGGCGCGTTCATGACCGAGGAAGAGGCCAAAGAGAAGGCCGAGGCCAACGGCTGGACCGTGAAGGAAGACGCCGGCCGCGGTTGGCGCCGCGTGGTGGCCAGCCCCACCCCGCGCCGCATCGTCGAGTTCGACGCCGTGAAGGACCTGATGGACGCCGGCTACATCGTCGTGTCCACCGGTGGCGGCGGCGTGCCGGTCATCGAGCGCAACGACTCCTACGAGGGCGTCGCGGCTGTGATCGACAAGGACCGTTCCGCATCCATGCTGGCCGCGTCCTTCAACGCCGACATGCTGGTCATCCTGACCGCCGTCGAGAAGGTGTGCGTGAACTTCGGCACGCCTGAGCAGGAGGCCATCGACTCGATGTCCATCGCCCAGGCCCGCGAGTACATCGCCCAGGGCCAGTTCGCCCCCGGCAGCATGCTGCCCAAGGTCGAGGCCTGCATCGACTACGTCGAGCGTTATCCTCGCGGCAAAGCCCTGATCACCAGCCTCGAGTGCGCGGCGGCCGGCCTGCGCGGCGAGACGGGCACGATCATCAAGGCATAG
- a CDS encoding 4Fe-4S dicluster domain-containing protein, which produces MTTKRLCMIIDTKRCIGCETCCMACKFENNLPNGTWWNRAMTQGGDHMDTPAGTFPNLTMDFLTVSCQHCDDPACAKACPTGATHKREDGLVVQDYDKCIGCRNCMIACPYTGVRTFNWEEPEFAVSHAVGGKGVQKHRRGVVEKCTFCYQRVDDGRLPACVANCPARARYFGDLNDPDSEVSKILRTRKYYQLLPEEGTHPSLYYLV; this is translated from the coding sequence ATGACGACCAAGAGACTTTGCATGATCATCGACACCAAGCGCTGCATCGGGTGCGAGACCTGCTGCATGGCGTGCAAGTTCGAGAACAACCTGCCCAACGGCACATGGTGGAACCGCGCGATGACGCAAGGCGGCGACCACATGGACACGCCTGCCGGCACCTTCCCTAACCTGACGATGGATTTCCTGACCGTATCGTGTCAGCACTGCGACGACCCGGCGTGCGCCAAGGCATGCCCGACCGGCGCCACGCACAAGCGTGAAGACGGCCTGGTGGTGCAGGACTACGACAAGTGCATCGGCTGCCGAAACTGCATGATCGCGTGCCCCTACACGGGCGTGCGGACGTTCAACTGGGAAGAACCCGAGTTCGCGGTGTCGCACGCCGTGGGCGGCAAGGGCGTGCAGAAGCATCGCCGCGGCGTGGTTGAGAAGTGCACCTTCTGCTACCAGCGCGTCGACGACGGCCGACTGCCCGCCTGCGTGGCCAACTGCCCGGCCCGCGCGCGCTACTTCGGCGACCTGAACGACCCCGATTCCGAGGTGTCGAAGATCCTGCGCACACGCAAGTACTACCAGCTGCTGCCCGAAGAGGGGACGCATCCGTCCCTGTACTACCTGGTATAG
- the nrfD gene encoding NrfD/PsrC family molybdoenzyme membrane anchor subunit — MSSFVNTLKTRGLAIPLCIAAVLSAAGLALWIAELAGVTGGIGTNDATPWGSYLMVFILFVGLGAGSALIAALGSVFNVKACEPFVVPGIVMAVAFVAVAGLAIIMDLGNPANIMAMLLGLNLRSVLAWDMIFLTLFLVVTVIAFASLLRSSQRALSRGMGLAVLVAAVLLLVIDALLFQVESAREAWHSAVLVPWFFATALTSATALMMLIGALASKRNSRYSGSLAPLSKLLILFVCLDLAFLIVDVLFGITSSNTGDAVVASAMISGELAPFFWGQVVLYAAALAVLAGPAAKGASWAFPCAAVLVLLGVFAKRVDFILGGFFEPGVALPVAEGLRTFTTGVSYAPTWSEFGICLGFFAMAAFLAIVGTALAEKN, encoded by the coding sequence ATGTCTAGTTTCGTCAACACATTGAAAACCCGCGGTCTTGCGATTCCCCTGTGCATCGCTGCGGTGCTGTCGGCGGCGGGTCTTGCGCTGTGGATCGCCGAGCTTGCGGGTGTCACGGGCGGCATCGGCACCAACGATGCCACGCCTTGGGGCTCCTATCTCATGGTGTTCATCCTCTTCGTGGGCCTGGGTGCGGGAAGCGCGCTTATCGCCGCGCTCGGATCGGTCTTCAACGTGAAGGCGTGCGAACCTTTCGTGGTGCCAGGCATCGTCATGGCCGTGGCTTTCGTGGCGGTCGCCGGACTCGCCATCATCATGGACCTGGGCAACCCTGCCAACATCATGGCGATGCTGCTGGGGCTGAACCTTCGCTCTGTGCTCGCATGGGACATGATTTTCCTCACGCTCTTCCTGGTGGTGACCGTGATTGCATTCGCAAGCCTGCTTCGCTCATCCCAACGCGCCCTGTCGCGAGGCATGGGACTGGCTGTGCTCGTGGCGGCCGTATTGCTGCTCGTGATCGACGCCCTGTTGTTCCAGGTCGAATCCGCTCGCGAGGCATGGCATAGCGCCGTGCTCGTGCCCTGGTTCTTCGCAACGGCCTTGACCTCGGCGACGGCACTCATGATGCTGATCGGAGCCCTCGCGTCGAAACGCAATTCGCGCTACTCGGGCTCCCTTGCGCCGCTGTCGAAGCTGCTCATCCTGTTTGTATGCCTTGACCTTGCGTTCCTAATCGTCGACGTGCTCTTCGGCATCACATCCAGCAATACGGGCGACGCCGTCGTGGCCTCCGCGATGATTTCAGGCGAGCTCGCGCCGTTCTTCTGGGGCCAAGTCGTGCTTTACGCTGCTGCATTGGCCGTGCTCGCAGGGCCGGCCGCAAAAGGCGCGTCGTGGGCCTTCCCTTGCGCCGCCGTTCTCGTGCTGCTGGGCGTGTTCGCCAAGCGTGTCGACTTCATCTTGGGCGGCTTCTTCGAACCGGGCGTCGCACTTCCTGTTGCAGAAGGCCTGCGTACGTTCACTACGGGCGTCTCCTATGCGCCTACCTGGTCTGAATTCGGAATCTGCCTGGGATTCTTCGCAATGGCGGCATTCCTCGCAATTGTCGGAACCGCGCTGGCGGAAAAGAATTAA
- the argF gene encoding ornithine carbamoyltransferase: MGVNLSGRHFLKLLDFTTEEIEYLLELSRNFKDLKRTGTPHRYLEGKNIVLLFQKTSTRTRCSFEVGAMDLGMGVTYLDPGSSQMGKKESIEDTARVLGRFYDGIEFRGFAQSDVEDLAANAGVPVWNGLTTEWHPTQMLADILTVKENFNDDIKGKTLVFMGDAKNNVARSLMVVCSKLGMNFVACGPEECMPADDVVEACRPIAEANGCTVKLTSDVAEGVAGAHVIYTDVWVSMGEPDEVWEERIRLLEPYRVTSEVMAQADPDAIFLHCLPSFHDTNTTIGAQKAEQFGITEMEVTDEVFEGPQSKVFDEAENRMHTIKAVMYATLK; the protein is encoded by the coding sequence ATGGGAGTCAATCTGAGCGGCCGCCATTTCCTGAAGCTGCTGGACTTCACCACCGAGGAGATCGAGTACCTGCTCGAGCTGTCCCGCAACTTCAAGGACCTCAAGCGCACCGGCACCCCGCACCGCTACCTGGAGGGCAAGAACATCGTCCTGCTGTTCCAGAAGACGTCCACCCGCACCCGCTGCTCCTTCGAGGTCGGCGCCATGGACCTGGGCATGGGCGTGACCTACCTCGACCCCGGCAGCTCCCAGATGGGCAAGAAGGAGTCCATCGAGGACACCGCCCGCGTGCTCGGCCGCTTCTACGACGGCATCGAGTTCCGCGGCTTCGCCCAGTCCGACGTCGAGGACCTGGCCGCCAACGCCGGCGTGCCGGTGTGGAACGGCCTGACCACCGAGTGGCACCCCACCCAGATGCTCGCCGACATCCTGACCGTCAAGGAGAACTTCAACGACGACATCAAGGGCAAGACGCTGGTGTTCATGGGCGACGCCAAGAACAACGTGGCCCGCTCGCTGATGGTCGTCTGCTCCAAGCTCGGCATGAACTTCGTGGCCTGCGGCCCCGAGGAGTGCATGCCCGCCGACGACGTCGTCGAGGCCTGCAGGCCCATCGCCGAGGCCAACGGCTGCACCGTCAAGCTGACCTCCGACGTGGCCGAGGGCGTGGCCGGCGCGCACGTCATCTACACCGACGTGTGGGTCTCCATGGGCGAGCCCGACGAGGTGTGGGAGGAGCGCATCAGGCTGCTCGAGCCCTACCGCGTCACCTCCGAGGTCATGGCCCAGGCCGACCCCGACGCCATCTTCCTGCACTGCCTGCCCAGCTTCCACGACACCAACACCACCATCGGCGCCCAGAAGGCCGAGCAGTTCGGCATCACCGAGATGGAGGTCACCGACGAGGTGTTCGAGGGCCCGCAGTCCAAGGTCTTCGACGAGGCCGAGAACCGCATGCACACCATCAAGGCCGTCATGTACGCAACCCTGAAGTAA
- a CDS encoding TorD/DmsD family molecular chaperone produces MSPDAFFIVSKLFSYPDQALARELVEGNGLNELAEALRICATGPANLDDADGFETRNGSFEELEQAVHAFRQHFGPMSVDEALHDMRIEHTNALAGMPKPMVQPYESIFRGEAEGRRVLIMVDDIAAQVRAAYKSAGVVQVNGSEPADHVSTELEFLGLLADRDDPTFRSFAEDHVLSWMPDFARNVLACANDGGLMRLAAASLLHLLGTLAHPADCR; encoded by the coding sequence ATGAGCCCGGACGCATTCTTCATCGTCTCCAAACTTTTCTCCTACCCTGACCAGGCGCTTGCACGCGAACTTGTCGAAGGGAACGGCCTGAACGAGCTTGCCGAGGCTCTGCGCATCTGTGCGACCGGCCCCGCCAATCTCGACGACGCCGATGGATTCGAAACCCGTAACGGCTCGTTCGAGGAGCTTGAGCAGGCGGTTCATGCCTTCCGTCAGCATTTCGGCCCGATGTCAGTCGACGAGGCGCTCCATGACATGCGCATCGAGCACACCAATGCGCTTGCCGGCATGCCGAAGCCGATGGTGCAGCCGTACGAAAGCATCTTCCGAGGTGAAGCGGAAGGCCGGCGCGTGCTCATCATGGTTGACGACATCGCCGCGCAGGTGCGCGCCGCATACAAATCCGCCGGCGTCGTACAGGTCAACGGGAGCGAACCGGCCGACCATGTGTCGACCGAACTCGAGTTCCTCGGTCTGCTCGCCGATCGCGACGACCCGACATTCCGCAGTTTCGCCGAGGACCACGTCTTGTCGTGGATGCCCGATTTCGCCCGCAATGTCTTGGCCTGTGCAAATGACGGCGGACTCATGAGACTCGCCGCCGCATCGTTGCTCCATCTCCTTGGCACGCTCGCCCACCCCGCCGATTGCCGATAA